Proteins from a genomic interval of Capsicum annuum cultivar UCD-10X-F1 chromosome 4, UCD10Xv1.1, whole genome shotgun sequence:
- the LOC107867609 gene encoding very-long-chain aldehyde decarbonylase GL1-9: MVFWEGYVSDEVMGTFAPIVVYWLYAGLYQLLPPMDKYRLHTRKEEDDKNLVPLSSVVKGVLLQQFFQATVAHLLFLITCKVTTTSENVVQPSIPVQIVQIIIAMLVMDTWQYFVHRYMHQNKFLYRHIHSQHHRLVVPYAIGALYNHPLEGLLLDTFGGALSFLVSGMTARTGVIFFCFAVVKTVDDHCGLWLPGNIFHLFFQNNTAYHDIHHQLQGTKFNYSQPFFPIWDKLLGTYMPYRLVKRPEGGFEARLMKD; the protein is encoded by the exons ATGGTGTTCTGGGAGGGTTATGTGAGTGATGAAGTGATGGGGACATTTGCACCAATAGTGGTGTATTGGTTGTATGCTGGGCTTTATCAGCTATTGCCTCCTATGGATAAATATCGTCTTCATACAAGAAAGGAGGAAGATGATAAGAATTTAGTTCCACTTTCTTCTGTTGTTAAAGGGGTTCTTCTTCAGCAGTTTTTTCAGGCTACTGTTGCACATTTGCTTTTCTTG ATTACTTGTAAGGTAACAACTACATCAGAAAATGTAGTCCAGCCTTCAATTCCTGTTCAGATTGTGCAGATCATTATTGCAATGCTGGTCATGGACACATGGCAGTACTTTGTGCATCGCTACATGCATCAGAACAAGTTTTTATACCGCCATATTCACTCCCAGCATCATCGGTTGGTTGTGCCTTACGCGATTGGTGCCCTTTATAATCACCCACTTGAAGGTCTCCTCTTGGATACCTTTGGTGGTGCGCTTTCATTTCTTGTTTCCGGAATGACTGCACGTACTGGTGTAATCTTTTTCTGCTTTGCTGTGGTCAAAACGGTTGATGATCATTGTGGACTTTGGCTGCCTGGTAAtatcttccatttatttttccaaaataacACTGCTTACCATGACATTCATCATCAGCTCCAAGGCACAAAGTTCAACTATTCTCAGCCATTCTTTCCCATTTGGGACAAACTTCTTGGAACATACATGCCATACAGACTTGTAAAAAGGCCTGAGGGTGGTTTCGAGGCACGGCTGATGAAAGATTAG
- the LOC107867607 gene encoding pentatricopeptide repeat-containing protein At1g34160 encodes MAYVDSLLSKCTCFSQLKQLQAHLITTGSFQFYTHRAKFLDFCAVSSAGDFHYAVHIFRNISSPYTNEWNGILRGIAQSNNPINALTFYVSMSRAPCKPDALTCSFTLKACARALARHETLQVHAHVIRFGFDADVLLRTTLIDAYSKCGDLGCAYQVFDEMCVRDIASWNALIAGLAQGNRPNDALLLFKKLRGGNMEPNEVTVLGVLSACSQLGANREAGIVHEYIKSKNLDRSVIVCNAVIDMYAKCGLAGRAYDVFNEMKCLRTRVTWNTMIMGFALYGDGEEALELFERMGQAGIEPDSVSYLAAICACNHAGMVEEGMKLFDDMDRCGVSKNVKHYGSMVDLLGRAGRLDEAFKIVQSMPTVPDVVLWQTLLGASKTYSNVEMAEIVSKKLVEMGSNHCGDFVLLSNVYAAQGRWHDVRRVREAMKGQDVKKVPGCSYIEVGGTIYKFMNGDQNHPRWKEIYWKLDEILLRIREYGYVPETNNVFHDIGPEEKENALCYHSEKLAVAFGLISTPDRTCISVNKNLRICGDCHVVIKLISKIYEREIIVRDRTRFHRFKGGACSCKEYW; translated from the coding sequence ATGGCCTATGTTGATTCATTACTCTCAAAATGCACTTGTTTCTCCCAACTCAAACAACTCCAAGCTCATCTCATTACCACCGGCAGCTTCCAGTTCTACACTCACCGCGCCAAATTCCTAGATTTCTGCGCCGTCTCTTCCGCCGGAGATTTCCATTACGCCGTCCATATCTTCCGCAACATCAGTTCTCCATATACGAACGAATGGAACGGCATTCTCCGCGGCATTGCCCAAAGCAACAACCCCATTAATGCACTCACTTTTTACGTCTCCATGTCTCGGGCCCCTTGTAAGCCCGACGCGCTCACGTGCTCGTTCACACTCAAAGCTTGTGCCCGTGCATTGGCCCGTCACGAGACGCTACAGGTTCATGCTCATGTGATAAGATTCGGGTTTGATGCGGATGTGTTGTTGCGGACGACGTTGATTGATGCGTACTCGAAATGTGGTGATTTGGGGTGTGCgtaccaagtgtttgatgaaatgtgtgTGAGAGATATTGCGAGTTGGAATGCACTGATTGCGGGTTTAGCTCAAGGGAATCGACCCAATGACGCTTTGTTGTTATTTAAGAAGTTGAGAGGGGGTAATATGGAGCCGAATGAGGTTACTGTGCTCGGTGTTCTATCTGCCTGTTCGCAGTTGGGGGCGAATAGAGAAGCGGGGATTGTTCATGAGTATATCAAGAGTAAGAATCTTGATCGGAGTGTGATTGTTTGTAATGCGGTTATTGATATGTATGCAAAATGTGGTCTTGCTGgaagagcttatgatgtgtttaaTGAGATGAAATGCTTGAGGACTCGCGTCACGTGGAATACCATGATTATGGGATTCGCGTTGTATGGTGATGGAGAGGAAGCACTTGAGCTTTTTGAAAGAATGGGTCAAGCTGGGATTGAGCCAGATAGTGTCAGTTACTTAGCTGCAATTTGTGCTTGTAATCATGCAGGAATGGTGGAGGAAGGAATGAAGTTGTTTGATGACATGGATCGATGTGGAGTGAGTAAGAACGTAAAGCATTATGGTAGTATGGTCGACTTGTTGGGAAGAGCTGGGCGGTTGGATGAAGCCTTTAAAATTGTTCAGTCAATGCCTACAGTTCCTGATGTAGTTTTATGGCAAACTCTCCTAGGGGCTTCCAAGACTTATAGTAATGTTGAAATGGCAGAGATAGTGTCCAAGAAGCTCGTTGAAATGGGATCAAATCATTGTGGGGATTTCGTATTGCTATCCAATGTTTATGCAGCACAAGGGAGGTGGCATGATGTGAGAAGAGTAAGGGAAGCCATGAAAGGTCAGGATGTAAAGAAGGTACCCGGTTGTAGCTATATTGAGGTTGGTGGAACAATATACAAGTTTATGAATGGTGATCAGAACCATCCAAGGTGGAAGGAGATATATTGGAAGCTTGATGAGATCTTGTTAAGGATTAGGGAATACGGGTATGTGCCAGAAACTAATAATGTGTTTCATGATATTGGACCAGAGGAGAAGGAGAATGCACTGTGTTACCATAGTGAGAAGCTGGCAGTGGCTTTTGGTTTGATTAGTACACCTGATAGAACTTGTATAAGTGTGAATAAGAATCTTAGAATATGTGGGGATTGTCATGTTGTGATTAAGCTCATATCAAAGATATACGAGCGGGAGATTATTGTTAGGGACAGGACCCGATTCCACAGATTCAAAGGTGGGGCTTGTTCTTGTAAAGAATACTGGTGA